One Pyrus communis chromosome 4, drPyrComm1.1, whole genome shotgun sequence genomic region harbors:
- the LOC137732843 gene encoding uncharacterized protein has translation MESIYKAWVRQRSERLAQEHLDELCRELQTAFGTAKWQLEEFEKAVRLSYRQCGDDHTAARHGQFVAAIENQISRVETALRESFSMEGKKPLQWVHMDEDEHDDFGAFLSGTSQSKQTAQNECVELRHGVKSSEESDTTRKDRNLKYSAACNGDISDEIKGVKDVITISKDPNFSWN, from the exons ATGGAATCTATATACAAGGCATGGGTTCGACAGAGGAGTGAAAGGCTAGCACAAGAACATTTGGATGAACTCTGTAGGGAGCTGCAAACCGCTTTTGGTACTGCCAAATGGCAG TTGGAAGAGTTTGAGAAGGCTGTCAGGTTGAGCTATAGACAATGTGGTGATGATCATACCGCAGCTAGACATGGACAATTTGTTGCTgctattgaaaaccaaatttctCGTGTTGAAACAGCACTAAGGGAATCGTTTAGTATGGAAGGAAAGAAACCCCTTCAATGGGTACACATGGATGAAGACGAACACGATGATTTTGGTGCATTTCTCTCTGGGACATCCCAAAGTAAGCAAACTGCCCAAAATGAATGTGTAGAACTCAGGCATGGGGTGAAAAGCTCCGAGGAAAGTGACACTACAAGAAAAGACAGGAACCTTAAATATAGTGCTGCCTGCAATGGAGACATTTCTGATGAAATAAAGGGTGTTAAAGATGTTATTACTATTTCCAAGGATCCaaatttttcatggaattga